Proteins encoded by one window of Pseudomonas sp. PSKL.D1:
- the pbpC gene encoding peptidoglycan glycosyltransferase PbpC (penicillin-binding protein 1C), whose amino-acid sequence MPSLARVRKVLGRVAFAGLVMIGLLWLADRIWPLPMPTDDLARVVLAEDGTPLWRFADADGVWRYPVSPEEVSPLYLQALLAYEDRWFYQHPGVNPLALARAAWLNLRDGRVVSGGSTLSMQVARLLDPHDRTLAGKLRQLWRTAQLEWHLPKREILQIYLNRAPFGGTLQGVAAASWAYLGKSPLHLTPAEAALLAVLPQAPSRLRPDRHPARAQRARDKVLQRLNEYQAWPALQIQEALEEPLLLAPRQEPALAPLLARRLNTPGSPPLIRTTLDAALQRRLEDLLLGWRARLPERTSAALLVVDAQTMAVRAYLGSIDLADERRFGHVDMVRSLRSPGSTLKPFLYGLAMDDGLIHSESLLQDVPRRYGDYRPGNFSMGFSGPVSASSALALSLNLPAVQLLEAYGPKRFAAQLRMAGMPLVLPPLAEPNLSLILGGAGSRLEELVGGYAALARGGNSARVRLQPQDALVEHRLMSPGAAWIIRRILSGQARPDRDPHAELVQRPQLAWKTGTSYGFRDAWSIGVGPRYLIGVWIGRPDGTPVPGQFGLASAAPLMLQVHDLLSNRDSQRGITTPIERVPDSVGVAAICWPLGQPMSRQDTNCRRQRFAWTLDGTTPPTLQAADQPLGLGLRESVWVNAKGLRVDGSCPGAAPRDVALWPAALEPWLPRVEQRAARLPPADPSCPPQAPASAPPLAIVGVRSGDNLRRPATSLEPLQLHVSALGGGGRRWWFLNGQPLGETDGQGSLLVRFEHAGQAELSALDESGETARVAFQVSD is encoded by the coding sequence ATGCCAAGCTTAGCGCGTGTGCGCAAGGTATTGGGCAGGGTGGCCTTTGCGGGTTTGGTGATGATCGGCCTGCTGTGGCTGGCTGATCGCATCTGGCCTTTGCCCATGCCCACCGACGACTTGGCGCGGGTGGTGCTGGCCGAAGACGGCACGCCGCTGTGGCGCTTTGCCGATGCCGATGGCGTTTGGCGCTACCCGGTCAGCCCTGAAGAGGTGTCGCCACTTTATTTGCAGGCATTGCTGGCCTACGAGGACCGCTGGTTCTACCAGCACCCGGGGGTCAACCCGCTGGCGTTGGCGCGGGCGGCGTGGCTGAACCTGCGCGATGGGCGTGTGGTGTCGGGCGGCAGCACGCTGTCGATGCAGGTGGCGCGTTTGCTCGACCCGCATGACCGCACGCTCGCCGGCAAGCTTCGGCAACTGTGGCGCACGGCGCAGCTGGAGTGGCACCTGCCCAAACGCGAAATTTTGCAGATCTACCTCAACCGTGCGCCGTTCGGGGGGACGTTGCAGGGCGTTGCGGCGGCCAGTTGGGCGTACCTGGGCAAGTCGCCCTTGCATCTGACGCCAGCCGAAGCGGCCTTGCTGGCCGTATTGCCCCAGGCGCCCAGCCGCTTGCGACCGGACCGTCATCCCGCCCGTGCCCAACGTGCCCGAGACAAGGTGCTGCAGCGGCTGAACGAATATCAGGCCTGGCCTGCCCTGCAAATCCAGGAAGCGCTTGAAGAGCCCCTGTTGCTGGCGCCTCGGCAGGAGCCCGCCCTGGCGCCGCTACTCGCCCGCCGGCTGAACACCCCCGGCAGCCCGCCGCTGATCCGCACCACCCTCGATGCCGCATTGCAACGCCGCCTGGAAGACCTGCTGTTGGGTTGGCGCGCCCGCCTGCCCGAGCGTACCTCGGCGGCCTTGCTGGTGGTGGACGCCCAGACCATGGCGGTTCGGGCCTACCTGGGTTCAATTGACCTTGCAGACGAGCGCCGCTTTGGCCACGTCGACATGGTGCGTTCGCTGCGCTCGCCGGGGTCAACGCTCAAGCCGTTTCTGTATGGGCTGGCGATGGACGACGGCCTGATTCATTCCGAATCGCTGTTGCAAGATGTGCCAAGGCGTTACGGCGACTACCGCCCCGGCAACTTCTCCATGGGCTTCAGCGGCCCTGTGTCAGCCAGCTCGGCGTTGGCGTTGTCGCTCAACCTGCCCGCGGTGCAATTGCTGGAAGCCTACGGCCCCAAGCGCTTTGCGGCACAGCTGCGCATGGCCGGCATGCCGCTGGTGCTGCCGCCGCTGGCAGAGCCCAACCTCTCGCTGATTCTGGGCGGCGCGGGTAGCCGCCTGGAAGAACTGGTCGGGGGTTACGCCGCATTGGCGCGGGGCGGCAACAGTGCCCGCGTGCGCTTGCAGCCACAGGACGCACTGGTCGAGCATCGGCTGATGTCGCCTGGTGCTGCTTGGATCATCCGTCGCATCCTCAGCGGCCAGGCCAGGCCTGATCGCGACCCCCACGCAGAGCTGGTGCAGCGCCCGCAACTGGCCTGGAAAACCGGCACCAGCTATGGCTTTCGTGATGCCTGGTCGATTGGCGTGGGGCCGCGTTACCTGATCGGCGTATGGATTGGCCGCCCGGACGGCACACCGGTACCGGGGCAGTTCGGCCTGGCGTCTGCGGCGCCGTTGATGCTGCAGGTTCACGATTTGCTGAGTAACCGCGACAGCCAACGCGGCATCACCACGCCCATCGAGCGTGTACCCGACAGCGTCGGCGTGGCCGCGATCTGCTGGCCCCTGGGCCAGCCCATGAGCCGTCAGGACACCAACTGCAGGCGCCAGCGTTTTGCCTGGACGCTCGATGGCACCACACCGCCCACCTTGCAGGCAGCCGATCAGCCCCTTGGGCTGGGCTTGCGCGAAAGCGTGTGGGTGAATGCCAAGGGCCTGCGTGTGGATGGCAGCTGCCCGGGGGCCGCACCGCGTGACGTCGCATTGTGGCCCGCCGCGCTTGAACCTTGGCTGCCCCGCGTGGAGCAACGGGCAGCCCGGCTGCCGCCAGCAGACCCAAGCTGCCCGCCGCAGGCACCTGCCAGCGCACCCCCCTTGGCCATCGTCGGTGTGCGCTCGGGTGACAACCTGCGCCGCCCGGCCACCAGCCTTGAGCCTTTGCAGTTGCATGTTTCGGCCTTGGGCGGTGGCGGGCGACGCTGGTGGTTCCTCAACGGCCAGCCGCTCGGCGAAACCGATGGCCAGGGCAGCCTGCTGGTGCGCTTCGAACACGCGGGGCAAGCCGAGTTGAGTGCGCTGGACGAAAGCGGTGAAACGGCACGGGTGGCCTTCCAGGTCAGCGACTAG